ACCTAGATGCAGTCATCCCAGCAGCGTCTTTTTGTCTAAACGAGCAAAACTGTAATTTGAGACGTATTTTTTGCTATGTATCAAGTGTATAAAAGCGAGTCAGGTTTTAGGGGCACCATAAAGATCGGGGAGAgacacagatttaaaaaaatatatatataaataaaggtCAAAGCTGAAGCAGCAGAGGATGATATCCCAACCTTCAGATCCCAATCTGTGCCAAACtcaaaaaatgttgcatttccTGTAATGCAACCTGATAGTGTTTTTAATTAGACCCTCCCTGCCTCGTAAATATCCTCTTCTACTACACTCCACACCCCCAGTTTGTAACAGGAAGTTTGTGCGCTTCCTGTAATCCAACAGAAAGGACGATAACAGGAAGTTAAAAACACTTTGGatttacatttcaaataaaaatcaaagagACTGAATTGTTTAACTcatcatttcagttttaaaatcATTTGTAGCTTCAATCCAATGACTCATCTCAACCCTATTAAAAATCAAATCCTCGCACCTGCTACTTTCATCTGCCTTTAGGTCAATACAAAGAGAGATGTCACCACCCAGTGGTCATTTGGTGTCATTACACAGTCAGAGGTGAGCTGTGGCAAACTGTATAGGGCAGATTCATACTGAAATGCAGAGGTGCTATTATTACAAGCGCTGTATATGTTAAGTGGCATGTAGCCTTTCTTCTTCCCTGCCACACTGTAGataaatcaaaaaacaaaaaaacctttgGGTGTCAAATTCCCATATATGGCCTTGTGCACCTCAGCACACTCTTAACTTGACCCCAGAATGTCTTAAATCTCCAAAACAACAGTTGGACATCTACCTTTCAAACCAGACCACTGTCTAAATGTTTAGTGAGGCAATGTACACTGTTGGGACAACTCATAAAAACTGACACCCTGGACCCACCCCAAGCATTGCATACAATCCAGAGCCGCTGACGTAAATGTTTAGGCCTTTCAATAGGGAGGATATTTCCAGTCcttgaaactttaaacacagCCCGTATTTCACTGTCAGAGAGGAGGCGGCAAGTCAAACGAGAATAGGGTGTCTTTTAACTCGTGTGTATACCTGAGACGACGAGGCCTTCTCTGCTAACCTGCTCCTTGAATGCTCTACCACCAAATGTTTCGTCCTCTTGTGTGAACTCTTCGTCTGAGCCACGAGAACATGTTTGTCGTGGTGTTTACGCCATGTTTTCATGCTCCATCAGTGTGAATACAAACTGTATTGATAGACACAACATGTacaaaatacagacaaaaatattttaatgataACAAGATACATCTTACTTCATGAGTCCAAAGTTATTCATGGGATCGTATGCCCAATGTCTTACAGGTGAGTTACAAACTTCTAGACCATGTTCTGTATTTTCAACGGTGAAAGCAGAGTCCTTGTGCTGAACGGAGGAAAACTCGCAACGTGGTGATGGAGCACTGACAATACCGGAAATGTGGTtagttttattttcctctgaacACATAAAGAAAAGCCATTCAAGCCACTACATTATTACAAAAAGCCATATCAAACCTAATGACAGAGAGCTGAACAGATTGtcactttacacacatacagtacattctcAAAAAGGATTAGCTTATGTCTTGTGTTGGGATGTCACAGGAATCCCAACTTccacaacagaataaaaaaaagaaaagcctgAAAGCCTCACTGATGATTCAAACCCTCGGAGCTTATTATAGTCTCTTAATGACTGGGAGGAGAAAACATTACCTTACTGTAAGTacatcagaaacaaaaaaaaaacttaattgaGCCACAAAATCTGAGcaggttttattttctgcttGCACCAATCGCTCCCCAGCATGTGGTGTTGTACGCTCACAAACTACACTTCCACAGCTAAAAGCATGTGACTGGCCTGAAATGGTCAAAAGCCTGTGTCTGTGACctagaggagggagagaagaagacTACTAGGAGAAGATGAAGTGAATCATCACATAAAAAagttgtctctctctctgtttttttgctCCACTCCTCTCTACCTCTCTGTGTTGCTGGCTCTTGGCTGTGGCCCAGAGGAATTCTCTGGTGGCCTCGGTAAATATAACATTTAGAATAACAGCGCCAGAGCCCCCGTGTGTGGACTTAACCCAGTTCCTGGTTCCTCGCTGCGTTGCCTGCGGCTCTAACGGGTAGAATAACAGGCCTTCATGTCTCTCCTGACCTAGGTAAGGGACCAGAGAGGAATAAGGGCTAATTTAGAGGGGCCAGAGATCTGGAGGGTTTCTGTCAAGCCTCTTTCCTGCCCACTGGGACACCACAAAAGGGTAACATTGATCTTCTAAAGAAGAGGCTCAATCTGGTCCTAAGGAGCATTTGGGGATACAAATCTTGGTGCTGTAAGCTGATAAGGAAAACCAGGGGTTGCTCAAATTAAACATCCTATACAGTAAGGTCTGATTAGAGGGCGACTGCTCTGGTAACCTGGTCTTACTTCTTAACCTGCAGCGGTCCAACACAAACTAACAATCATCCAAAGTGCAAAATCTAAGACTTCTGTGGCTCAACATCACCGTAAAATAGCTCAACATTAAATCTCTCCCACGACACAGTATCATCCATTCACTTAAATCACAGAGAAGCGGTCACCGTGGACAATAACAAGTTTAGGCACCTTGATGTGTGTGACTTTATATGCGAAAGGACTTCATTGAGCATCCTCTCTTTGCTGCAGTTCACTGATAGCTGACAGTTAGATGGAAAACCAACTCAAAGAGAATGTATAACATCTGACAGTTCAATTATTATTCGTGAACAAGAACAAAAAACGTCTCCTGAAGCTATGAACATGAATCTGTAATGTCACCAAGACGCAGCTCCTGAAGTTCGATTAACAATGAATGATAGTGATGAGATACTTTCTGCATCACGTCAGAGTTGCACTAACACTTATGAAACAAAGAGTCTCCCGTTCGTTGCTGCCCAGACAGCGGCGCTTGATGACATCAGAGATCAGTCTTGGCTCTCTTATTTCTAGCTTTGTGAGAGACTTATCAATACATACAAGTGTGAAATAACTGTCCATATTCATAGTATTACATTTGCATCCTCTTTAGAGTGGATTTTCACTTGAAGAATGCACAAGTTTGTTGGCTTCGTGGCCATCATGCACTACAATTCATATGTGCCAGAACTGGACTTGAAACCTGTACAATTTGTATTTAATCATCAAGTATCTATAATTATAATACACATTCCCACTTTGAAACAACAAATGGTGTATGTTACATATCTACAGACCGATGTGTGATGGGTGCAATACTGTGAAGAGAACAACAGACAGCACACCATATACTATGTCATCTATAGTATATCAGTATTGCATATTGTAACTATATTTATACATGTTTATATAAATATAGATAAGTATATTTCTATGTACATTTTGATACTTCAACATTGcatacagaataaaataaataatacaaatataatCAAATCTTACAGTAAGTATGATTTGAGAAATGCTATATTAGAGCCAAAATAGTCCTAACAGTTGAAATAATCatgataataacaattattactcaattttaaaaaatcgtGGCCTACAGTCTGGCATAACAGTACAAGCTACACCACAATTACCCTGCAAGTTTACCATGTGGGACTGCTGGAATGACTGGAGAGGGCGGAATAAGGACAGGAAAGGTCGGGGCTTGTTTCCTTCTGCTCAGTCTGTCTgggaatttgtgtgtgtgtgtgtgtgtgtgtgtgtgtgtgtgtgtgtgtgtgtgtgagcatgcgtgtgtgtgtgtggagaagtGTGGAGTTGTGCATAAGTCTGCAAGTGTGGTTTTTAAACGTCGTAGGGGGTCAAAGGTCGGGACAGTCTCTGCGCTTTCACCTCCGGATATCGGTGGCTTCGGGGTCTTCCTGCTCGGCCACGACTCCGGCCTCTGGGCTCTGGCGGCGGGGTCCCTGACTGCGGTTGCGTGGGTGAGTGTTGAAGCCCGCCTTAGCGGGTTTGTCCTTTTCACCTTGCCGCGGGGGGCGAGGATGCTCAGGCTCAGGGTGGGAAGGCAAGGGGCGGCGGTGTTGTTCGACGGCGGTGCCGGCAGGAGACGGGGCGAGGGAGGAGCAGAGGCTCAGGCTGTCGCACAGAGCCCCCCAGTTCTGCTCGCACTGTAGCCGGACACTCCGTGTCAAcgcctccttcacctcctctccgCAGCTTAGGAGAATATTCACCAGCTCCACATATGGACTGGGCAGAGAGAGGCAGATAACTCACATGAAGCTTGTGATTTCATGTTTGGAAGCACAATACATCTAGGTCGAGGAAACGACAGGAATAAATGGGATGGTAGTATTACTATACATGGAAGAGGAGAACAAGCTTAAACTGGCAGAAGAGTCCAGGGAAGGTAAACATTCAGAGATGAAACAGAAGGGACAGGctagagaaaaaataaatccaaacatGCTGTCCAGAGCAGCCACTCACCCTTTAGGGAAGAGATCTTGGAAATGGATCATCTCCACCATGACGGCCACATTCTCCTTCGCAGCAGAGCAAAGGTTGTGTTTGATGTAACACTCTCTCTGGAGCTGGAACACCATCtctttaatggaaacacacttcCGGCTGATGCAGCTGAACTTGTGCCGTAGCCCATGTGCCATACATTTCAGAGCATCCTTGATGAAGGACTTCccctgtgcacacacagagacacaactgTTAAGCAGTGAACTCTCAAGACAAAGTCCCTAGAAGTTGTTGAAACCTGAGAGTACGCACACCAGCCAAAGAAAACCATTTGGCTCATTTTACTATATTACTTACACCTAATAGTTTGGGAGATGTTATGCACCTGTTTCAGTCATgttggattgtgtgtgtgtgtagttgctTTGGAGCAAACTTTATATGAATGTGTAACTACATGCTTCTAATACAGAATGGGGTGATGAAAGTCTGCATGAATAGCAGTAAACTGTGCCATTCTTCTGCTGAAATCTTCTGGATTTGCCTGCCAAAGATTCCTAGAATGTGACCCTATAGACATGTTAAGACCTCAGTCAGGCCTGGCTTGGCAGGGCTTCAGCCTCTGCTATGTATGAAAAGGGAGCTAACTAGGCGTCTGGCCAACTGGCTCATGACCCTTGGTCCTAACTGTACATGCACCAGTCCACTCAGAGGGAAGTGAACTTCccaagagaggaaaagagattATGAGATCAGTGTCTGTAAGATCGCACTTCGAGGAAAAGTGATATGTTTTGAGGTAtgtagggggaaaaaagcacaaGTAAACAAATCTGTCTGTGAATGACGAGTGTGGAGCAGCAAACCGGTGAAAAGGAAAAGGAATGTTGCCTCTGGTTATATCATTtttttgcaaacacacacacacacacacacacacacacacacacacacacacacacacatacacacacacagaatagtTTAGTACCTGAGAGTCAAATTTGCCAGCGTTGTGCAGGAACGTCATGCAGATTTCCTGTAGCCCTCGTATCTCGCAGGAGTTATTCTCAAAGCACTCAAACACACCACAGCCGACATCCCCTGCACTCACCAGGCAGTGCTGGATCTCAGCTGGAAAGAGAGAACAGGTTAGGGGGAGGGACCTTATCATCTGTTCAcagcagacacagcagcagattGTTACAGGCGTGTTGGCAATGAAGACCATACGGCTTGGAGGCACAACTCCACTTCAGCACTTGAGATTGCTGCACTAATCACAAAGCTGATGTGGCGTATAACTATTTCCACAGACACAGGCGGTCGCTCGTGTGTTCATGACCTAGAGTctgagagagaaaggggaggaggggaggggggaagTCTAATTTCCCAAGCTGAGGGGTTCCTGCGGAGGAACACTTGGTGACAGATATTACTGTGTCATTCTGCACCACAATCCATCTGCACTGCCTAGCATTGAGATGGGATGGTGCATTGCAGATACAGCCTTGACTACTTGTGGAGGAAACACAAATGCAGTCATTCCTATTGTCTGTCAACTAAATGTGCATCAACAAGTCTCTCATTACTGCATTCAAAGATGAACTGAGACTGCATactaaaacattaaataaaaggtGCATCATTAGCAACATGAGGGGGCACAACAGCAGCAATGCAGGCAAAAAAACTTGGGAAATATGTAAGTATATGTCATGTGAATACATAATGCCAGCTCCTGCACCCCACTGGCTGGCTCTCAAGTGCCATTTTCTCTTTACTGTGGCCATGAAAGACAGgaataaaacagatgtttgagGACAGAAATTACAATGTGAAAGTGAAGGTCTCTCTTTTAACCCCAAATTGCTGTGTATTATGAGACATCTGACTACCAGCAGGGAACCTGTCACAGAAACTGCTGCTTACCCTATGTGACATCGTCGGGAGTGTTTTACTCTATGGCAAATTGCAGGTTAGGTTGGGAGCCAACAGGCCGTACACAGTTTGGCTATGAAAACCCCAACTGTTGACTTAAGTAAAAACATAATTACACGCGTGGTTTGTCTCGAAGCTGATAACTGATGGGCGtaagagaatttttttttccctccttacTCGGAAGTGCGCGCCAGCTGCGTAAAGAGGACAGCAAATAGAGGATTAAATGTGACTTATTCGAAATCACGCTTGTCAACAAAGAGCCTCTGTTGGGGGGGCAGTAGTAGGGGGAAGGGGACGAGCTGCTGCGGGGTTGGTAGGCACTGAGTTGAACTTTAGTGCGCAGGAAAAGTGAGCCGCTGTCAGCAGTGCTTGTTTTGGCATCACGGGAATGTGCTTGGATCGTACGAGCTTGGCCGCAACGTGCATTGAATTACACAGTGGTGTTACCAGGGTCTCTGCTATAAAACCTGCATTGGAGTTTGTCCCTAATTTTTCACTATGGAGGCAAGATAACAATTATGCTGTAATATTTGACACTGGTTCACATGGTGGGGCGCAAGTCATGCTGTgtatgagaacacacacacacacacacacacacacacacacacacaaataaatcagCCACTATATACGACGAGTTTGAGAGAGAAGGCAGCAGCCCAACGTGATGTTAGTGCTTTGTGTTAATTAGCCAAGACGCGCTCTCTTTTAGTGGTATTTAAGCAATGCTTCCCCCAGAGGATTTGTCCAAGAAATCAACTCCCGCTCGCCTTCAGCGCTGACCAACAATCATTACTGCTCCACTAACCTGCTTGAACACATCACCCAGCATTCATTTGAACACACAGCCTGCACAACACATGCAAAACCCACATTTCTCCAGAAAACCACTGAAAACGTTACCTACGACGCGCGCACACACGGACACCAGCGACGCACGCACACCTAGATGCGCTGCCGTATACATTACCTATTACCTTGCGCCTTTCTATTAATAGTTTACTAACATATTGGATTTCTGTCTGAGAGTATTTACAAGATATCGTCTTCCTGGGTAATCGAAAAGGGTCACTCGTGTGCACCGTAGCGCCGGGATTTAAGTTAAAAGCAGCGGATTGCTCAAATCGCCCGGACTCGTCCCCCCAGCATGGTTTAATTTGCAGCCACAGAAACACGTGTACGGACAAACCCCACGGAGATGTGCGAACAGTTGCACCAACCAAGAATCTCCACATTTCTGATCTCCTCTGACACTTTACCTGTATTCTGCAGGGAGAGGCGTCCTTTCTGGCTCGCAGGCTTCTCCGGGAGGCTGTCATGGATATCAGTATTATCCGATCCCACCACTTGCTCCAGCACTGACAAAACCAGCAGCGCCACGGCCAGTTTGACCAACATTGCGTCTCCGACAGTGTGCTCCGATTTCCAGCAAAGATCCcggcagtgtgtgtatgtgtgtgtgtgtatgtgtgtgtgagggttcACCTTGGATCAGTGATCAGCGCAGCTGCGGCTTGGTGTCTTATGGGGGCAGCTGTGGGACTGAATGCATGAGCTGGAAGGGATGCTGCCTATATTTCTCAGAGCCCCGGGTGTCAATTTGGATGAAGGAGTTAAGCAGGTGTTGTCGGTTGGGGCTTCACAACCAATCAGAGACGCAGACATCCACGTCCAAGGTTTTAGGGGAGTGTCCAGTGAAAGTCCCCTTTTTGCAATAAAACAGGCGCTGTAAAGCCATATTCATGAGTGAGTTGATTGTGACAGCTCAGGGATGATCAAGCAGTGTTTCACAAACCAAATCTGCAAAAGTCACTAATGCCCAATATAACACATAAACCTCCATAAAGACACAGTGATAATCTGTGAGCAGCTTAAATGATCTGCCTATACTGCAAGATAACCAGATAGCCTGTTGTAGGGACAGTGCAGCAGCTAAAAGTCAATagaaagtctgttttttgtcATAAAACTGGAGCACTTATTTAGGCTACAAGGCTGCGGGAGGATCAAGACATACCAGGCTTGCCAACAAACTGGAGTAAATTGAAGCACATGATGTCCAAGCACTCTGCATAAAATAGGCTTAGCTTGTGGCTCTACAACCCACTAAGTCATTAATGCCAGGTAGTAAATAAATTCACTGCAGCTTCAAAGATGTCTGTAGCCGCTCTCAGAAAGTAGGTGAAAAGTCTGCAACAACAGAAACActcaatgaaaatgaattatacCGTATAATCTTGCAATCAATGTCCTAATAATAATTGCACACAAACAACAGGATGTCAGAACTTTATATGATAGTCCATACTGATTTTGAGATCATGCTATAATTACTGCATACTTACAAGTGAAAGCTCCTATAAATAAAACGT
This region of Epinephelus fuscoguttatus linkage group LG9, E.fuscoguttatus.final_Chr_v1 genomic DNA includes:
- the stc2a gene encoding stanniocalcin-2a, whose translation is MLVKLAVALLVLSVLEQVVGSDNTDIHDSLPEKPASQKGRLSLQNTAEIQHCLVSAGDVGCGVFECFENNSCEIRGLQEICMTFLHNAGKFDSQGKSFIKDALKCMAHGLRHKFSCISRKCVSIKEMVFQLQRECYIKHNLCSAAKENVAVMVEMIHFQDLFPKGPYVELVNILLSCGEEVKEALTRSVRLQCEQNWGALCDSLSLCSSLAPSPAGTAVEQHRRPLPSHPEPEHPRPPRQGEKDKPAKAGFNTHPRNRSQGPRRQSPEAGVVAEQEDPEATDIRR